Proteins from one Nicotiana tabacum cultivar K326 chromosome 23, ASM71507v2, whole genome shotgun sequence genomic window:
- the LOC142177170 gene encoding uncharacterized protein LOC142177170, with product MERGSGRGGISRPGGKQQNRIYAFFGHQNLESSPDMVTSILSVSSINVHALVDSGFNLLYITPLVTGKCGKVPELLCQSFKVSMATGKYLVIRRVYEGCDVMIHDCYTLADLNELEIMEFDIIMSMTWLDSCYATVDCWKKVVCFNFPGEPTLEWWGGIAEPKRKFISYLKARKIIMKGCFYHLVQVQDVEAKPSTSQWVPTVSEFLHVFPDELLSIPPEREIEFAINVPPDT from the coding sequence ATGGAAAGAGGAAGTGGTAGAGGTGGAATATCCAGGCCTGGTGGGAAACAGCAAAATCGCATCTATGCATTTTTCGGTCATCAAAATTtggagtcttcaccagacatgGTCACAAGTATACTATCAGTGTCTTCCATTAATGTGCATGCTTTGGTAGATTCGGGTTTTAACCTGTTGTATATTACTCCATTAGTTACTGGTAAATGTGGTAAAGTACCTGAATTGTTATGTCAATCCTTCAAAGTATCCATGGCCACGGGCAAGTACCTGGTAATTAGGCGGGTGTATGAAGGTTGCGATGTGATGATTCATGACTGCTATACTTTGGCTGATTTGAATGAGTTAGAAATTATGGAATTTGATATTATTATGAGCATGACTTGGCTAGACTCTTGCTATGCTACGGTGGATTGCTGGAAGAAGGTTGTTTGTTTCAACTTTCCAGGAGAGCCCACTCTTGAATGGTGGGGCGGTATTGCGGAGCCAAAGaggaagtttatttcttaccttaaggctcgAAAGATTATCATGAAAGGATGTTTCTACCATTTGGTACAGGTGCAAGATGTAGAGGCGAAGCCTTCCACCTCTCAGTGGGTACCGACCGTCAGTGAATTTCTCCATGTGTTCCCAGATGAGCTCCTAAGCATTCCACCCGAGAGGGAGATTGAGTTTGCCATCAATGTGCCCCCTGACACGTAG